DNA from Phragmites australis chromosome 16, lpPhrAust1.1, whole genome shotgun sequence:
GCTTAAAACATTAAATGCACTCTGTAAATAAGAAAGTACTAGGATTTATACCCTAGTGGGTAGAATGGTAACTCCACGACTCAATCCCACCTTGAGATGGTTCCCGtgtgttttgtttcttttgctAAGCATGTCCCACAAATCAAGATCAGTGACTCCTTTGAGCATTTTTCAAATCTAGGACTCACTTGCACCCACATTGCAAGTTGTTATACATACAATGCAATTTACTCTTTATGGATATATTAGACTATATGTACAGGACATGATCTGCAATAAACAATATTAACCATAAATTACCATAATTTCATGTTACCAAAACTTACGAAATATACTTTTTGTGAAAAACGTTTTCTCATATCACGTCTACTTTTCATATCACAAATCTAGTCAAAGTTGAGGATGTTTGAGACACAAATTAAAAATCattctatatgtatatatatttctaaGTGGAGGGGGTGTTTTGCTAAAATTCTGAAAGAAGCCACGATGAAATCCATGGATGGCTCAAATTAAAGAAATGCTTATTGTGCCATACTTGGGTGGTCGGGCCAGGCCTGGTTTGTTTCGGGCTCAGGAGGTGCCTTCCCAGACATGGCCCTAATTTACTTTTGCGGGCATAATCGGCCGGGGCAGATGTGCTTAGGTACACTCACAAGACAGGAAGCTGTAATACCCTTTGCCTGTCTTTGCTGAAGGAATCTCAAATGCGGGAAAGGGCTGGAGTGCTAAGGGAAGAAGTGAGGAAGATAATCAAAGGCTTAAACGATCTGCCAGAAATGGTGGACCTTATAATCACGCTGCAGCGACTTGGTCTTGACCACCACTACGAGGATGAGATAAACAAGCTGTTGCACGTTGTTTATAACTCCAATCACGATGGCGGTAATCTGGACTTTGTTTCGCGCCGATTCTATCTTCTGCGTAAAAGTGGCTATAACGTGCCATCCGGTGAGTCCTTATCATAGATACTGAGCTATATTACATCTGAGAATGTATTACAAATAATGTTCATTGTCTCAAATATTTATGCAGATGTATTTCTGAAGTTTAAAGATCAAGAAGGGAATTTTGTTGATGCTGATATTGGAAGCTTGTTAAGCTTATACAATGCAGCGTACACGAGGATTCATGGAGAGACATTGCTTGACGAGGCAATTGCTTTCGCTAGAAGATGCCTTCAAGATGGATTGAAACGTTTGGAATCACCACTGGCAGAGGAAGTGTCTTCTGCCCTTGATACACCTCTTATCCGAAGGTTTGGAATTTTGGAAATGAGGAACTACATTCCTATTTACGAAAAGGAGCCTAAACGAAACGAAAAAATATTGGAGTTCGCAAAACTGAACTTCAACCTTACGCAAATTCTTTATTGCACGGAGCTAAAAGAGGTCACGCTGTAAGTTTATTCAAATCCCACTTCGAAACCTAAAGTGCACATTTCAATCATGATGGCAATTTATTTGTTCTTGTGTACATTGTAGGTGGTGGAAGGAACTCAGCGTCGAATCAAACTTGAGTTTTGTTAGGGATCGGATCGTAGAGGTGTATTTTTGGATGAGCGGGGGATGCTACAATCCTCAATACTCTCATTCTCGAATTATACTTACGAAGATTGTTGCTTTTATTACAATACTAGACGATACCCTTGACACATATGCTACCACTCATGAGAGTATGCTGCTTGCGGAAGCAATTGACAGGTAACGACTTTCTTGAGCGCGTCCAATGATTTCTgtgtttcaaaaaatatatatatatctgacaTATAACTATTTAATAAATGTTGGCAACGGTCGCATAATTTTGATTTATTTAAgcatgaaaagaaagaaactgaaGTCTTAACTATGATGCAATGACTTATATGTTGTAGATATGTCGTTTATAACATACTgaattttgttgtgatgttgtAGCTGGCCATGTTATGCCTTGCTCATAACAGAAAGGAAGGGGACTGGAATTACATAAGAATAAGCCTAGAACGAATTTTGGAGACATAATTTATAATATTTACAGTGGAAGGAAGAACACGAGGGAAAGTATTAAAATAATCCAGAGTTATAAAGGGAACAACATAAATCATTCATGTGTTCCGCCAATAATCGTGTTTGTAAAAAGTTAGAATCAAATTGTCAAATAAGGCTAAAATTGAAAGGAAGTCACATAACACAGgagtatattattattattggaaGTAACCATACTAAAAAAAATGGAAAGCAAATTCAGTTCCCATATTTCTAGACATGGTTTCTTTTGATTTTCTTTGAAAAGAAGAAATATTTTCTGTTGTAACCTTTAGCATTTACTTTTAAGATAGGGATTTTGTTCTAACATAATAAAATGCAGATGGGATGAAGGTGCAATATCTCTCCTTCCAGGATACATGAAGGATTTCTACTTATATTTATTGAAGACATTTTCTTCATTTGAGCATGAGTTAGGACCAGATAAGAGCTACCGTGTGTTTTATTTAAAAGAAGCGGTAAGTATTCTATTTGATCTTCCCTGACTGTTTATTGTTTATAAATACACGTACATGAAAAGTAATACATATCCGCTTATAAATATATAGTGATTGAACATTACCAAGATATAATCACAATGATATAGCTCTAGAAATGTTATGTCCTTTTGAATAGAATTATATGTGTTACTGACATTAAGAGAAAACAGAACCACATTTCTGTAATAATAGAATATTAGGTAAATCTGTATGCCAGATAAAAAAATGGATTCCTTTATGCATGATACTTTGAACGATCATAAGTTATTCAATATTCTTAGCTGACTACATGTGGGTGTTGAGCTTTCCATGGAAGGCCTTATTCTAGTAAAAAATTCTGATGTATATTCCCATAAATACATTAATTAATAAAGGTGTTCCTAACAAAGGAAATTATCAAGTACAAGCATGACAAATCATGCAAACTTTCTTCGTTTCAATTAATCCTATTTAGGCAATGCATATCATTTGGCAACTATATAAGCTTCTAAAATGACTTGACACGTTTTCTATTCAATATAGATGAAGCAATTAGTTCAGGCATAcatgaaggaaataaaatggcGTGATGACGGTTATGTGCCAGAAACAATGAGCGAACACCTTGAAGTTTCACTTATAAGCATTGGGGGTGTCGCGGTGCTATGTGCCGCATTTGTTGGAATGGGCGATATAATAACAAAGGAGATCCTCGAATGGGTTTTGAGCGACGCTCAATTTGTTAAGGCTTTTGGTATATTTGTACGGCTCACCAATGATATTGTATCAACCAAGGTCTTCCTCTATCCTTAAACAAGTTTAATTTCATGCAGAAACTATTTATAAATTTGAACTCATTTAAACCTCTGGAATTAACTCATGCATATATCGGATTCTGTTCGTAGGCATATAGATCACGTAGGTTCATGACAACGTTCCACGGttttagtgaatgaagatgGGCACGACTCCATACATAAAACTTTTCATATGCATCCACAGAGTTTGGGATATCAAACTAGCAATTTTGTTAATAAAAATTCCTAACATCGTTTTAACTGCCACAATTTGCAGCGTGAGCAAACAGAGAAGCACTGTGTCTCCAATGTTCAGTGTTACATGAAGGAGCATGGAACAACATGGCATGATGCATGCCAAGAGATGAAAGAAGTTACTGAAGATACATGGAAGGATATGATACAACAATCCCTTGTATTGACAGAACAACCAAAGGTCGTGGCACGGACAATTCTTGACTTTTCAAGAACTACAGATTACATTTACAAGACAGCTGATACATACACTGTTTCCCATACGATCAAAGATACGGTGAAATTGCTCTATGTGGATCCAATACCAATATGAAGCATGCTCATCTTCGTTACCAAGAATACCTGTATGAAGCTTGCTAAAAGGACGTATAAGTAATTGCCAACTATATTGTACTTCTTAAATAAGAACCAGTCATGTTCAAGGATGTGGCCTGGTGATATTACAAAAGAAATGTATTTTGCTCCCTTTCAACATGTAACAACAGTACTAGTTGTTGTTTGCAGGAACTGTTGGAAAATAGAAATATGTTACCATCAAATAAAATGTATTGTGTTTCCtcgcaaataaataaataaaatgtatTGTGTTGTGTTGCACCCTCCAGTAATTGATAATATGTACCTCTTTCCTTCCATACATTGCTCTGTGTCCAAACAATAACTCTACTTCAATTACAGAATAATGGTGCATGATGACAGCATAAGTGGTGATCCAAATTCATGGAAAATATGTTCGATACCATCCACATGAGCTGTATCAACTATCAACGTGGAATGCCCACCTTCACAACTAAACTTTGTGTTTATCTAAAAAAGGTGGAACTTCGTGGTAGTTTTGAATTGTACTGGAGCAAATGAAGAAACCAGGGAAGTCAAGCCAAGTAAACCAACCTGCTcacatttataaaaaaaaagaaaaaagaaaaataaacaacCTGCTCAGCCGACATCGCCCGCTGGTTGCCTCGGCGAGCCATTAGAATATTCTAAACTGGTCACCGCCGGGATCTGAATCCCTCGGCTCTGCTCCTGGAGACATAAGACAGATAATACACGAACTCCTAGTCCTAAACCTTGAAGTACTACAAAATAATAactatctccaaccatattctctttattttgttcCCTTCCTGATTCCGAGGGCATCTTGGTGTTacagttgatacatttcatcgaaatgaatccagactccggcgtccccgtggaggaaatcacaatgtctgTATTGGAACGCGAACATGCATCTATCGGCCTTCGACTGTTCCAAGTACCAGGCATGGAATCTCcgcatttgggttgttagctccgACAGGGACTCGACTAGTGGTTCGCCAAGCTTAAATTGACATTTAGATTTTGCCTTTTCAACCTTGGACTCGTCataaagtgcttcttttgtcaATCCGACCTCATttagaaagttttttttttctaatacttCTTGTTGTTCTAgcgctctttgtttttttaccttcttgaTTGATGCATTCCTCAACTATTTTTTACTCATGATACGCGCGTAGTTAGATTTTAGCGGTGGGTCTACAGATCTTGCCAAAGTTTGAAGAAACTTGGCGACTATTGCTGGATCGATAGCACTCTTCTCTGGCTCAATACGTTTGAAGTGTTCAGTGACATCGGCATTCACTTTCCTTCTGATTTCCTCATCAGTTTTATcataaggcagaggagatgGCGGCTTCTTAGATGCTGACTGCCGCTTCTTAGCTGCTGCTCGCTGCTATGATGAAGTAgatttctgagatgacatcGACTTCCGAGTTTGTGCAGGTGCTACCGGCTTCTGAAGTGGGATAGGCGGTGGCAGCTAaggggttggagatcttcttggtggctgtggaggcgacGACGGAGGTGGGGATCTTCTCGGTGGCTGTGGAGGAGatagcggaggaggtggagagcttctgggtggttgtggaggcgacagcggaggaggcggagatCCTTTGGGTGTGTCCGACGACTCTGAACTAGACCCAGACCCGTCTGTGTCTTCGCCAAATAATATGACGCGCTTGCACCACAGGATGTAATGGCCTACATTTTTTGAGAGCCTTGTTTCCCCCGCCTCTCCAAGGTAATCCAACTTGCATTTATGGTACTTATGTATTGCACTATCCACGCGTACCCTGGCATATCCCTGTGGTATCGAACGACTGTTGAAGAGGGTCTCTTCCACCCATTGCTCTGCCAAACCCGTAGCCACTgtggtgggaacacccaagactggcacgacaagcttgcatggtgtgctttctgtgatgtcgtccataGGGTGACGGATTAAGGCTTCTCCTGGAAGCCCCGTGGACGTGCAGCTGCTCCGGGGACCACCAGGGATCGGCACCAAAGCATTATCTGCGATGACTAATAGCTCCTGCCTCTCTTGCTGCCTGGCTTGCTGCATAGCTGCTTCTATTTTTGCGTCTGTCATTCGTCTCTcctctgcaagttcttcttttagaaTGGCCATCATTTCtgatatattttcttttcttcgtttcttgtaagtgtcggTGTTTTGTTCGAATAcgaccttccaaggcctcaaacccttgccGCAGGTGTGACCAGTGTGCTCCTTATTTCCCAATGACAAGGTTAGCTCGTCGTTCTCCCTGTATGCCTGGAAAGAGCCCTAGGAACACTGGACGTGGGCATCTCAAATCTTCTTC
Protein-coding regions in this window:
- the LOC133894849 gene encoding (S)-beta-macrocarpene synthase-like isoform X2 gives rise to the protein MAAACADGPRSHHEEMRKPAPFHPTLWGDFFLSYQPPTSAKESQMRERAGVLREEVRKIIKGLNDLPEMVDLIITLQRLGLDHHYEDEINKLLHVVYNSNHDGGNLDFVSRRFYLLRKSGYNVPSDVFLKFKDQEGNFVDADIGSLLSLYNAAYTRIHGETLLDEAIAFARRCLQDGLKRLESPLAEEVSSALDTPLIRRFGILEMRNYIPIYEKEPKRNEKILEFAKLNFNLTQILYCTELKEVTLWWKELSVESNLSFVRDRIVEVYFWMSGGCYNPQYSHSRIILTKIVAFITILDDTLDTYATTHESMLLAEAIDRWDEGAISLLPGYMKDFYLYLLKTFSSFEHELGPDKSYRVFYLKEAREQTEKHCVSNVQCYMKEHGTTWHDACQEMKEVTEDTWKDMIQQSLVLTEQPKVVARTILDFSRTTDYIYKTADTYTVSHTIKDTVKLLYVDPIPI
- the LOC133894849 gene encoding (S)-beta-macrocarpene synthase-like isoform X1, which codes for MAAACADGPRSHHEEMRKPAPFHPTLWGDFFLSYQPPTSAKESQMRERAGVLREEVRKIIKGLNDLPEMVDLIITLQRLGLDHHYEDEINKLLHVVYNSNHDGGNLDFVSRRFYLLRKSGYNVPSDVFLKFKDQEGNFVDADIGSLLSLYNAAYTRIHGETLLDEAIAFARRCLQDGLKRLESPLAEEVSSALDTPLIRRFGILEMRNYIPIYEKEPKRNEKILEFAKLNFNLTQILYCTELKEVTLWWKELSVESNLSFVRDRIVEVYFWMSGGCYNPQYSHSRIILTKIVAFITILDDTLDTYATTHESMLLAEAIDRWDEGAISLLPGYMKDFYLYLLKTFSSFEHELGPDKSYRVFYLKEAMKQLVQAYMKEIKWRDDGYVPETMSEHLEVSLISIGGVAVLCAAFVGMGDIITKEILEWVLSDAQFVKAFGIFVRLTNDIVSTKREQTEKHCVSNVQCYMKEHGTTWHDACQEMKEVTEDTWKDMIQQSLVLTEQPKVVARTILDFSRTTDYIYKTADTYTVSHTIKDTVKLLYVDPIPI